In Globicephala melas chromosome 20, mGloMel1.2, whole genome shotgun sequence, the genomic window CTGGCCAGCGCCGGCTCTCCCCAGCGACCTGGTCCCAGCACCCTCGGCCAGGGCAGCAGCAGCGACGAGTGCCTGGCGGGAGGGCAGCGGGGGAGAGTTCCCAGAGGGGGAGTGTCCCCTCCGCTGCCCTCCCGCTCCCCTGCCCAGACCTTCCAGGAGGGGCCTCCACCCTCCTCGTGGGCAGGGCCTGTCCAGTGCCCATTTCTCACAGGTTCCAGGTTGTCACCTCCAGGGGGTGTCCtgagtgggggaaggaaggagaggcccTCAGGGAGGCTGGCCAGTTCTCTAACCATGGAGGGGGCACACAGCAGCCTGTGCAGGGGTCGGGGAGGAGGCTCAGAGCTCCGTCCCCAGGGGTGAGGGGTGCGGTGAGGGGGCACGAGCGTCATGGGGCTCGTCCAGGCCCAGGCTGGAACAGAGGGCCATTCTCTCTGCTTGGGACTGGGGCCTGAGTTGCGGAACCGCAGGGCCAGGCAGGGAACATGGGGGGCAGGTCAAGAGCAAAGCTAGGTCgggtcacctcacacctggcccTGAGCAGCCTCCAGCCCCgccaccccaggccccagcccaggaGAGACAAATCAGGGTCACACAAAGTATTAAAAGACACCTCTTTACTGTTACGACGTAGCCTCGGTGCTCCACCTGAGGGGCGGCCAGAGCACTTCCCGCCAGTCGCCCTCAGCCTGCTGCTGTCGGCGGTCACTTGGCACTCGGGAACGGCCGCCTGCGCTGCTCCAGCAGCTCCTCCAGGTGGTCGGCCCTCTTCATCGCGGCCTGCAACAGGCCGTCCACCCTGTCAGGCCCGAGCCACCCCCGCTCCCCCAAGGAAGGCCGGCTTGGGGACCCACCTCGTGCTGCTTCCGGAGGCTGCTCACGGCCTCCTCCTTCTTTGCCAGGGCCAGCTTCACCCTGCGGGGGAGCGCACGGTGGGCCTCTGTGCGATGCCCCTGCCGGACCCCCACGCCGGCCTGCAGCTCTGAGTGCAGCAGGGTGGCCGGTGGGGGGCCTCCATCCCCCAAAGAACAGGAGGGGCCACTCCTGCCCACCTTGTCCCGCCCTGCTGACTGCGGCACTGGGCCGCCTGGAGAAGCCAATGACAGGATCTGTGACCCCACGGCTGACCCCGTGTGAATCCACGCCCCTTGGGAAGGGCTCCCTGCTGAGAGGAGGACGAGAAGCCCCCACCACGTGCCTGCGTTGCAGAGCACCCACGGAGGGCAGGCAGGTAGGGACCAGGGAAGGACTGAGGGATCCACGGCGACAGGGGGAGTAGTGGGTGGAGGGTGTCCATCCTTTCTGCATAGCACCCACTCCACCCAGGCCCAGGGGGCTAAGGGCCAGGGAGCTCCTCTCCGGATGCCCACACATAGGGCACCCGCCCTGGCTGGGGTTGGCTGGGCTTCTTCCCAGGCTCTGGGGCCAAGCATCACATAGAGGACGACAGAGCCTCAAACACAGAGCCTGGAGCAGCTGCGGTGATGGGGCCCAGTTCTGCGTCGGCAGGAAGCTGGCAGGAGGGCACACAGCCTGCTCACCTTCCTGGGCCCAGCGTCCTCTTTGGAGCCACAGGGTCCCGcctgcctccccctgccctgtGCTCCCCAGGACCCCAGTCAGCCCTGCGGCCCACCTCCCGTGAACCTCCTCCAGCTCCGCCTGCTTCTCCCGCGTGagctgctccagctccagccgCTGGCGGGCCCGCAGCTCGGCCAGCTCGGCCCTGACCTGCCGGTTCTCCTCCTCAGAAGCTGCCAGCCGGTCAGCGAACTCCTGGCGAAGGACCTGGGCCAGGCTGCTGCGCTCGCCAGCCAGCTGCTCATTTAcctggggtggggtggcgggggggacGACAGGGACGGCGTGAGGGGAcggcgggggctgggggctggtggTCGGCCACCCCTCCCGCCTGCTCACCGCCTTCACATCCGCCAGCTCCTTCTCCTTCTGCCGCACCAGGCCCTGCAGACGCACATTCTCCCCCTCGGCCTCCCCAAGGCGCCCCTTCAGCTCTGCGCACCGTTCCTGGAGCTTCCGCTCCGACTGTTCCAGTTCTGAGAGCTCCGCCTCATACTTATCCCGGAGGCGTTTGACCCTGGGGGCGGGAGAAGCAGGGTCAGAGGCAGCCCCGTTGCCAGTCTCTGGGCCTCGCTCCAGGGTTCTCGGGGCCTCACCGGCTCTCGGCGGCCCGCTCGTTCTCCTCCCTGGCCAGCGTCATGTCGGCCTCCAGCCGGTGGATGACCAGCTCGATCTCCTTGTCCCGGCCTCTCCGGATCTCTTCCTTCAGCTCCCGTTCCCGGTTCAGCAGCCACGCTTCCTGCAGCGGAGGCCCAGGGGGTTTGGGGGGGCCGGCTGAGGTTGGCGGAGGACGAGGGATGGCCACATGGACTCTTGGGAATGCCTTGATGGCAGGGAAGGAGAGGCCTCGCACTACCCCAGGCCCCACCTGTCCTCAGGGGTGGAGGCCACGTCCTGTCATCAGCACCCAGCGTGGGACACAACAGGGGCTTGAGTAAGAACCATTAGCACAGCCTGGTGCTTCTCCCCCGCCAGAGACCTGGGACCAAGGCCACAGAGACCGCGTCTGCTGCCAAACTGACCCTCCTGATACAAGAAGGGACCTCATCTGGTTGCTGAGGGCAGGGCCGGGTGCCCCCAGCTGGGGGCAAGAGCGTCAGTGGGGCAGCCTGTTGGAAGGCAACCTGGAAAGCGCCATTAGGTTTAACATGCCGCACCCTTTAACTCAGCAAACAGTCTGGGAACGTGTCCCACAGATACGGGGACCCCTCCATgcgtggctgggggtggggagtagcATGGCTGCTGGGCCACTGCTCAGGCTTTGTCCCCAGGCTGATGCCTTGTGTGGCCCCGGGTGCCTGTCCACCACAGCCTCCTTCCAGGACAGGAGAGGTGACACAGCACACCTGGTAAAAGGCATGAGAGGACAAGGAAAAGCCTGCTCCTGCGTGGGCCCCTTACACTGGCTGCAGGTCAGCCTGTCAACTTTGAGAGCAGCTACCTGGGCGAGGGGAGGGTGAGGAATGCCCGCCACCATCAAGTGGGGTTCGCTCCAGCCTCCTGGTCTCTCCCGAGGCCACCTGGAAGCTCACTCAAGTACAGTCAGAATCACACCGCCAGCCCTGGCCAGCCAGAACCCACATGTGCCCAAGGGGAGGCCACAGAGGTGGAGCCTACAAGCCAGCTTTGAAGCCTGGGGTGCCgggcaggaggggagagagggaaggaagaccccaccccctgccccagcttcACCCGCCTCCCACCTCCTTCTTGGCGGAGTTGGCCTCCCACATCTGTTTCTCCACCTCCAGCTGGTCCTTCAGGGCCTTCAGTTCCATCTGGGGGCCAGTGACAGGGTGAGAGCAGCCCCCGCTGGCTGCTCCCCACCCAGGGCAGTGTCTGCAAGAGCCTGGATGGGGCCTGCGGTCAAGTTGGGGGTCTGTGGTGAGCTAGCTGGGGAGCCCCGTCACAGGAACCCAGGCTCAGCGTAGCACTCCAAGTGGCTGCCACCCTGGCAGGTGGGCGCTGCTCCTGGCAGTGGCCCCTCTCCACGGGTGGTATGGGTGCTCTGCTGCTGGGCTGGCCTGGAGGGGCGGGGCCCGGGCGGGATGGGGCGGGGCTGACCTGGTGCCTGCGCTCctgctcctctctccccttctcaaACTCGGCCCTCAAGGCCCGGCCCCCTGCCGAGCTGCTCTCCTCCAGCTGCCGCCTCAGCTCGTCCAGCTCCGCCCGCTGCCTGCAGGTGAACAGAGGCCAGTTCTGTCAggctgggcggggtggggcggggctgggcggggcgggggccctcccctccccgcggTACCTGGCGGCCtgctggcccagccgctccttctCCTCGGCCACCTCGTTGTAGAGCCGCCGCCGATGCTGCTGCAGCGCCCGCTGCTCCTGCTCCAGGTGCTGCTCGAAGCTGCGGACACAGGACCCGCTGGAGGTGGGGCCGCCGGAGTGCTGGAGTCCCCGCCCCATCCACCCCAGCCGCCAGCCGGGCACGCCCCTCAGAACTGAACTGTCCAGTACAGCCGCATCCCTCGGTGTCCTACACCGCCCCATTTTCTCTGTCCTCCGAGGGAGGCCACTGCGGAGGAAGTGCTGTTCGCTCTGGGGGGGTCTGCGCACACCCCAGgcctcacccccaccctccaCGTCCCCAGAGGGctgggcccctcaccgctgctgGGCACGCTCCCACTCCTGACGGCCCAGCGCCTCCTTCTCCCGCTCCAGGTGCTCGCGGAGCTCCTCCGCCTGGCGTCCGTAGCGCTGGGCCGCGCGCTCGTCCGCCTGCAGCAGCTCCACCGCGTGCAGGCTCTTTAGCTTCTTCACCTCCTGCTTGTGCTTGGCGATCAGTTTCTGGATCTCAGGCTCCAGGCCTGGGGGGCGTGGAGGGAGACCGTGCTGCAGGGACCCTCCTCCACCACTGCGGGGGCGCTGCCCCTCGCCCCTCTGTACTGTGGGGGacccctgacctctacccaccaTGACACCAGGGCTGCAGTCCGGGTAgaggacccccccaccccgggctccAGCCCAAAGCACAGCTGAGTCCACCAGTGCCCATGGCATCTCTCCCTGCCCACTGCACCAAGACTCCctccttggtgctctggcctgctGGGTCTCCCACTGGAGGAGGGGGCTCACTGGAGAGGGTGTCCTGGGGCAGGAGGGCCAGGCATGGGCAGGCACAGCTGGGGCTGCCCCATCAGCCCTCAGAGGGATCTCAAAGTGGGAGAGGAGCGACTGTGCCGCCAGCAGGCGGCCCCCACCCCGAACCCCCATATGGCTCGCTCCCCTGGAAGCTGGAGGAGACCAGGAGACCCAGCAAGGGGAGCCAAGGGAAGGTGAGGCCCCCCAACCCGGACCGGGCCCTCTGTCTGGACGCTGGTCTGTGGCCAAGCTCGTGTGCCGCCAGCCTCCCTTGCTCCTCCTGGCCTCGAGCCAGCTGGGCCGCATCCCTGAGTCTCACTGCTTCCCAGGAAGCCTCTCCGCCACGTGTGCAACTGGAACTACTGTTCTCACTCGAGACCCCCACGATTACTCCGCCCGAGTGGCAGCTCTGGGCACAGCGGCACCCACCTTTGACCGTGATCTCCTTGATCTTCCGGGTCTTCTCATTGATCCACTTTTCCCTGCGGACTTTTTCCGTGGCGCTCATGAGTTCCTTGAGTTTCTTAATCTCCTACCAGCAAGGAAACAAGAGTCAACAGAGCAGCTGTGCGAAGCGGGAAGATGCAAATGACAGCCCCCTTCTGGCCATCCTCTGGGTTTCAGGAGGCGGCCTTTCAACAGTGACCTCGGGCAGAGCAGGAAGCACCAGGGGCTGCGGGTCGTTGTTGAACGAAAGCCAGGAGTAGTAAGTGGCATCCCTCTGACCAGGGACCAGAGCGGCGGCATGTCCTCGGTCACCTCCTCTGAACCCCACCtcctcatctgtgacatgggAGGGGCCACGCGAGTCCCTCAGTCCCTGCCCCGGGGTGTGCCACCTGCTGGGCTTGCGGGAAGCAGCTCGGAGGTCGGGGAATGAGGCTCCGGGGCCACCTGTCCTGGGGTTCCTCGCACAGGGCCTGCAGGCACAGCAGGCCTGGGGTCAGGTGTCAGGAGGGCGAGGGGCTCACCAGCTCATGCTGCTCCCGCATCTGGGCCTCCTTGTCCTTGAGCCTCTGGTCCCCCTGCTTCAGCTCGGCCACCAGGGCCTCACACTTCTCACCCAGAGCCTTCTTGTCTTCGATCAACTGCGACCAGGGGCGGAGGTGAAGCTGCTGCCCCACGAGGCCAGGAGATCCCGCCTCCCCTCACCCGGGGGCCAGCGCACCAAATCCCCAAACACCCCGCTGCTCCTGGGTCTGTGCGGGACCCTGGGTCTGGGAGGGTGTGCACACATGGACAAGGGGCTGCAGTTGCCCCCGGCCCTCAAGCCCCCTGAGACCTGGCTGGTGTCAGCAGAGCTCAGGCAGGGACGGTGCCTTGGCCACAAGCCCTCCACTGTGGCCACATCAGGAGCTTCCTGGAATGGGGGTCATTCTTTTGACCCCGTCACCTGGCCTGTGGAGAAGGGCCTGCCCGTCGCCTGCCAAGGGGTCTCTGTGAAGCCCCAGGATGGCACCCAGCCTCACTGAGGGCTCCAGGCAGACCCCCAATTTGGAGACACCTATGACCACCAGGCAGAGTGTCGCTAATGATCACGGGAGGCCGCTCGGTTCCTCTGGGCGCCTGCCTCTCTTCAAAGACCCCGCACCAGAGTTTTCCTCAGAAAAGGACCCGATGAGGGGGCTTGACTGAACACAGCGTGGGGCTGAAGCTTCCACCACCCTGTCAAGGGAGCTCTGGCTGCCCCACCAGCCCCAGCAGACCAGGAGTGGCCTCCCCGGGACACGGACAGTCTGGAAGGCACAGGAAAGTTCAGGGTGTGTCCTGCTGGACGCCTCCCACCAGGCCCCCAGAGGACCAAGCGGTCCTCTGagtgatcccacatgcctggacCCCACCCTGGATGTGCTCTGCCCAGCAGCTCCTGCTGCCCGCCCACCATGCTGGGCTGGGGAGCACGGCcatgggtggggggaggattaTGGCTGGGGGGAGCATTGCTGGGGGCTGGTGAGCAGCACCCAGTGGGGCTGGTGTGCACAGACAGGACCAGCCCTGGTCCCCACAGGGGAAGATGCTGCCCATTTCTACAGAAGGAGAAGGAGACCCACAGGGGAGGCCAATGGCTCCAGAAATCTCCATGAGGCCCGAGCTGGTCGGGAACCCAGTCCCGTTCTCTTCCCTGACTGCTCAGGTCCTGATAGCCCTGCCCTCAAGCCCCGCCTCCCAGGCAGCACCACCTGGTCGATGAAGGACAGGTGCCGCTGTATGGTGGCCTCGTAGTGCTCCTTCTGCTGCCGCAGCTGCCGACCCAGCTCCTTCTCCGTCTCTTTGACCCGCCGGATGGTGAGGTCGCGCTGCTGCGCCTGTGGGGGGTGCGGGAGATGAGACAGAGATGAGGCCCTCAGGGGGCAGGCCGGGCACTTGCTCCAGCTGGGGACATGGGGACGGAGGCAGTGCTGGTGGCGACGTTACCAGCGCCCTCTGCAACAGCACCATCGCCTGCTTCTTCTCCTCCACTTCCAGCTGCAGCCGCATCACCGATGTGCTGACCTCGGACGCAGGCTCCAGgcgccccagcccctcctccggCACGGGCCCCTGGAGACCCCTCCACACCTGGGGGGCCGAGGCCGGCAGGCCCTGCCCAGACTTCTCCATCTCATCCAGGAAGCTCATGATACTCTGCAGCTTGGCCTCCGAAAGCAGGGGCCCGTCCTCGCGGGGGCAAGCAGCCACACTCAGCTTCCCAAATTTCTCCAGGTTGTCGGCTGTCAGGGAGCTGGAATCGTCCtcctgcggggggcgggggcgcagCGGAAGACTCTGGGATGGCCTTCTAGGAGCTGCTCAGGGccccctggggcaggggagggcctgGTCTGGAGGGAGGGCCTCTCGGGCTGCCCAGACCCTGGCAGGGCATCCATCACCTGGGGGCACCACTGGCAGAGAGGTGGtgcccaccccatctccacccctgGGTTATTCTGGGGGTCCTAAACCTTAGTGAGCCCGGGGATGACAGGGGGGTTCAACAAGGTCCCATCTGGCCCTCGTTAGCATCCTGACTAGAGCAGGGAGGAGCCCGGTGGACTTCCCTGGCCCCCAAAGTGCCCCTGTGACCACGTGGACAGTGGCAAGGCCCACGGTCACCTCGTCAGTCCAGGCGTATTTGTCCTTGTGGTaggcctgggggcggggcagcGGCTCAGGCTCCTGCTCCAGCAGCTTCAGCGTGTCCAGCAGCTCGTCCAGGGTTGCCCTGGACTtggccctgctcccagcagggCCCAAAGCTTCCAGGCCCTCGCCAGCCACGTCCCGGGAGCTGGCATCCTGCAGCAGATGGGCCATTAGAGGCAGAGACCACCAGAGAACGGTGTGGGGAGAGGCCGGGGTGAGGCTTCCTCCACACGGGTGCCTGCCCGCTCAGCCACAGGGACTGGGCTTGCCCCCCAACCCACCTCCAGGGAAACAAAAAGGGCGGCCGAGTGAGATGGGTCCGGACCTGGCCTCCTCGTCCCTCAGGCTGGAGGCACTGGCCAACACCTAACCTCTGAGCTTCCAGCTCTCTTCTGTGGGTCTGCACAGGCTCCACCCCAGTGTCCATGAAGACCCAGTGGGATTCCAGAGCAACCACTGAGACCCCAGCCCTCCGCTGGAGTGACAAGACCCATCCTGGGTGGCCTTTCCTGGTGTGAGTGACCCCACAgccggggaggggcagggaaaggGCAAGCACAGATACACCCCAGAGCTGAAGccgggcagggagggcaggaagggctGTGCCGAGACCTGAGGCTTGTCCTCTGGAAGCTGCCGGGGCTCTGGCGACGAGTCGCGGGCAGGCTGGCAGGGGTCCTCCGGGCCCGCAGTGCAGAGGCCAGCCCCTGCACAAAGGAACGCAGCGTCAGCCCACCTGGGGGCAGCGAACGCGGGGGAGCCCTTGGGAAGAGGCCAGGGAAGGGGGATGCAGGCCTGGGACAGCACGTGCCACAGTGGACCGCATGGAACAGCGGGGACAATGGAGAGCCCTGACCTCCCGGGGCGAGAGGTCAGGTAGCTGGTGCAGCTGCTCTGTAGGGACCCTGTGTCCAGCTCCAGAGTAACTGGGGCACAGGTGGAGGAGCAGGGCCTGGCGTCTGCTGAGAACGACGCCCCTCCTCCACGGATGGAAGCCACAAACAGGGCAGTGGCACAGGGGGCCAGAGGACACTGGCAGAGGCCACACCTCCTTCTCAGCCACGGGCCTCCCTGAGGGAAGGGGATGGAGAGGTCTGGGCATGGGGTGTCCGCCTTCAGGGATGGCTGCAGCTGGGGTCACCATACCCGGGGTGCCTGTACATAGAGCtggaggcagaggtgggcaggTGGCAGGGCAGCCTCCGGGCTCTCAGACCTGCTCACCAGTGTTATTGGCCTTGCGGGTCTGCTGGGCGGCGCTCCCCGGCCTCAGGCTTGGCTCCTGGGTGGTCTGGGGCTTCCCCGGCTCCCCCGGCCCCTTCAGCAGCCCAAGGTCAGCGTTACCTGACTTCTGGGCTCGCTTCTGCTGCAGTTCCTGCCGTGGGGAGCACCTGTGAGCAACCCCGCCCAGGGGAGAGGGCGGCCCCTTGTCCTCCCCAAGCCGTGCTGCCCAAGGCCCCACACCCAGGGACTCAGGGAAGGGGGCGGCGGGGCCCCCAGGAGCGCAGTGGTGCTCTCGGCACCCGGGGGTCCTGCCTTAGCACCGGGCTCCCCATGTGGCTCAGGTCACCCCTCACCTGGATGGCTGCCCTCCGGGCCTGGCGCGCCTTCTCCTCCCGGGCCTTCCTCCTGGCCACCTCCTTCTGTTGGTgccggtccaggagggtcccctCTCCTAGCCGCTGCCGCTGCCCCTGCAGAAGCCGAGCCATGGTGGGTTTCACTGGGAAGATGGGGTTGCCCCATCCTGCCATTTCTCTGCCCCACAGAGGACAAGCCCCCCCTCTCCCAGGTGGCCAGCGGCTCCTGCAGGTGGGAGATGGCTCTGCATCCCAGCCAGAAACCCACCCCACCTTTCAGCAGGGGTGACCTGGCACCCAGGCCCTGCCAACCGAGTGACTCAGGAGGGAGGAAGCTGGGCCCCCAGATGGGGGGGACCCATGGGGCAATTCTAGGTTCAACCCCACTGGTCCGAGAAACCCTGCCATATAGCTGGACCCCTGGGATTCTCGCCCGTGCCCTCAAGGTATGGCTCACACACCCACGCTGACCTCTTGCTTGGACGCCAGCAGGTGCTCCAGGCAGGCGGCTCCAGCTCGGCGCCGTTGCACTTGATGTCGGTACCAGCGCTGGATGGTGATGGCGGCCTGGTTCACCTGGTGGATAAACCTGCCAGAAAGTGGGGCTCAGGATGGAGGCGGCTGAGCCAAGGCCTCCCTCCCCGGGTCTCCAGAAGGCCTGGCAGGCAGAGAAGCCGGCGGCTGTGCACGTGGCCCTTCTTCAGGTGCCAGCGTTCCCCAGGGAAATAGAAATGCTCATCCACACAGGTTATTCACAATtgctagaaacagaaagtaacccAAAGGCCCACCACCTATGGGTGAGCACCGTGTGCTCCTGACAGCGACATTACTCACAGACAAACAGCAACAAACCAGGGACTCTGCAGGCCAGGCACAGGAGGCCACAGGCCAGTGCTCTAGTCAGGGCCTGCTAGGGAAGGCAAGCTGCCGGGGACAGGCTGGTGTGGCCAGGGTCTCGGCCGGAAGGGGCTGGGTGAGAGGCATGCGAGGGGATCCCAGGGGGTGACATCATTCCGTCTGCACGTGCATCAAACTCATAGACCTGTGCCCTAAAGGGGGCGTGTGTTGTTGTACGTAAACTATACTCAGTAAAGCGGGTTAAACCCAAAGCCTTCACCTT contains:
- the CEP131 gene encoding centrosomal protein of 131 kDa isoform X2, whose protein sequence is MKGSRALSGPSGPPEGSPESMDLSLTGLPPPMSRRPNSASTAKPIARSISVVTGSEPRRKMLEAPGPGGSRAISNLRRSNSATQVNQPQANQAWPGPLRPEEPPDFLTLFEGSPGGRKRPTGLSKASSEKGATWNVLDDQPRAFTLPPDAQSPGTLDMPVGPRRRECTVPLAPNFTANNRSNKGAVGNCVTTMVHNHYTPSEKVPPPKSSNHMAPSLNNIIKAATDEGEGSSLGKPQKNAARSNHTVQNNSGGTAGQLRRKEVTEEEAERFIHQVNQAAITIQRWYRHQVQRRRAGAACLEHLLASKQEGQRQRLGEGTLLDRHQQKEVARRKAREEKARQARRAAIQELQQKRAQKSGNADLGLLKGPGEPGKPQTTQEPSLRPGSAAQQTRKANNTGAGLCTAGPEDPCQPARDSSPEPRQLPEDKPQDASSRDVAGEGLEALGPAGSRAKSRATLDELLDTLKLLEQEPEPLPRPQAYHKDKYAWTDEEDDSSSLTADNLEKFGKLSVAACPREDGPLLSEAKLQSIMSFLDEMEKSGQGLPASAPQVWRGLQGPVPEEGLGRLEPASEVSTSVMRLQLEVEEKKQAMVLLQRALAQQRDLTIRRVKETEKELGRQLRQQKEHYEATIQRHLSFIDQLIEDKKALGEKCEALVAELKQGDQRLKDKEAQMREQHELEIKKLKELMSATEKVRREKWINEKTRKIKEITVKGLEPEIQKLIAKHKQEVKKLKSLHAVELLQADERAAQRYGRQAEELREHLEREKEALGRQEWERAQQRFEQHLEQEQRALQQHRRRLYNEVAEEKERLGQQAARQRAELDELRRQLEESSSAGGRALRAEFEKGREEQERRHQMELKALKDQLEVEKQMWEANSAKKEEAWLLNRERELKEEIRRGRDKEIELVIHRLEADMTLAREENERAAESRVKRLRDKYEAELSELEQSERKLQERCAELKGRLGEAEGENVRLQGLVRQKEKELADVKAVNEQLAGERSSLAQVLRQEFADRLAASEEENRQVRAELAELRARQRLELEQLTREKQAELEEVHGRVKLALAKKEEAVSSLRKQHEAAMKRADHLEELLEQRRRPFPSAK
- the CEP131 gene encoding centrosomal protein of 131 kDa isoform X3 is translated as MKGSRALSGPSGPPEGSPESMDLSLTGLPPPMSRRPNSASTAKPIARSISVVTGSEPRRKMLEAPGPGGSRAISNLRRSNSATQVNQPQANQAWPGPLRPEEPPDFLTLFEGSPGGRKRPTGLSKASSEKGATWNVLDDQPRAFTLPPDAQSPGTLDMPVGPRRRECTVPLAPNFTANNRSNKGAVGNCVTTMVHNHYTPSEKVPPPKSSNHMAPSLNNIIKAATDEGEGSSLGKPQKNAARSNHTVQNNSGGTAGQLRRKEVTEEEAERFIHQVNQAAITIQRWYRHQVQRRRAGAACLEHLLASKQEGQRQRLGEGTLLDRHQQKEVARRKAREEKARQARRAAIQELQQKRAQKSGNADLGLLKGPGEPGKPQTTQEPSLRPGSAAQQTRKANNTGAGLCTAGPEDPCQPARDSSPEPRQLPEDKPQDASSRDVAGEGLEALGPAGSRAKSRATLDELLDTLKLLEQEPEPLPRPQAYHKDKYAWTDEEDDSSSLTADNLEKFGKLSVAACPREDGPLLSEAKLQSIMSFLDEMEKSGQGLPASAPQVWRGLQGPVPEEGLGRLEPASEVSTSVMRLQLEVEEKKQAMVLLQRALAQQRDLTIRRVKETEKELGRQLRQQKEHYEATIQRHLSFIDQVLIEDKKALGEKCEALVAELKQGDQRLKDKEAQMREQHELEIKKLKELMSATEKVRREKWINEKTRKIKEITVKGLEPEIQKLIAKHKQEVKKLKSLHAVELLQADERAAQRYGRQAEELREHLEREKEALGRQEWERAQQRFEQHLEQEQRALQQHRRRLYNEVAEEKERLGQQAARQRAELDELRRQLEESSSAGGRALRAEFEKGREEQERRHQEAWLLNRERELKEEIRRGRDKEIELVIHRLEADMTLAREENERAAESRVKRLRDKYEAELSELEQSERKLQERCAELKGRLGEAEGENVRLQGLVRQKEKELADVKAVNEQLAGERSSLAQVLRQEFADRLAASEEENRQVRAELAELRARQRLELEQLTREKQAELEEVHGRVKLALAKKEEAVSSLRKQHEAAMKRADHLEELLEQRRRPFPSAK
- the CEP131 gene encoding centrosomal protein of 131 kDa isoform X1; the encoded protein is MKGSRALSGPSGPPEGSPESMDLSLTGLPPPMSRRPNSASTAKPIARSISVVTGSEPRRKMLEAPGPGGSRAISNLRRSNSATQVNQPQANQAWPGPLRPEEPPDFLTLFEGSPGGRKRPTGLSKASSEKGATWNVLDDQPRAFTLPPDAQSPGTLDMPVGPRRRECTVPLAPNFTANNRSNKGAVGNCVTTMVHNHYTPSEKVPPPKSSNHMAPSLNNIIKAATDEGEGSSLGKPQKNAARSNHTVQNNSGGTAGQLRRKEVTEEEAERFIHQVNQAAITIQRWYRHQVQRRRAGAACLEHLLASKQEGQRQRLGEGTLLDRHQQKEVARRKAREEKARQARRAAIQELQQKRAQKSGNADLGLLKGPGEPGKPQTTQEPSLRPGSAAQQTRKANNTGAGLCTAGPEDPCQPARDSSPEPRQLPEDKPQDASSRDVAGEGLEALGPAGSRAKSRATLDELLDTLKLLEQEPEPLPRPQAYHKDKYAWTDEEDDSSSLTADNLEKFGKLSVAACPREDGPLLSEAKLQSIMSFLDEMEKSGQGLPASAPQVWRGLQGPVPEEGLGRLEPASEVSTSVMRLQLEVEEKKQAMVLLQRALAQQRDLTIRRVKETEKELGRQLRQQKEHYEATIQRHLSFIDQVLIEDKKALGEKCEALVAELKQGDQRLKDKEAQMREQHELEIKKLKELMSATEKVRREKWINEKTRKIKEITVKGLEPEIQKLIAKHKQEVKKLKSLHAVELLQADERAAQRYGRQAEELREHLEREKEALGRQEWERAQQRFEQHLEQEQRALQQHRRRLYNEVAEEKERLGQQAARQRAELDELRRQLEESSSAGGRALRAEFEKGREEQERRHQMELKALKDQLEVEKQMWEANSAKKEEAWLLNRERELKEEIRRGRDKEIELVIHRLEADMTLAREENERAAESRVKRLRDKYEAELSELEQSERKLQERCAELKGRLGEAEGENVRLQGLVRQKEKELADVKAVNEQLAGERSSLAQVLRQEFADRLAASEEENRQVRAELAELRARQRLELEQLTREKQAELEEVHGRVKLALAKKEEAVSSLRKQHEAAMKRADHLEELLEQRRRPFPSAK